In a single window of the Pseudomonadota bacterium genome:
- a CDS encoding cupin-like domain-containing protein, giving the protein MDLRDVDRVSAIESDAFRRDYLKPLKPLIIEDMAKSWPATGKWTPEFFQSRFPDKQVKVFDASFVDAGKNYMAQAKRLPMRDYIDQVMHTSQDLRMFLYNIKTEIPELVEDIQIPDLVDGISRQFLFMFFGCKGSVTQMHFDIDMSHVFHTAVFGRKTVTLLPYEQGPNLHRYPFTCRSYVDVHTPDYEAFPRLKDAQGYRLQLQPGETLYIPSGYWHHFVYDEASCSISLRSGASDMRSRLLGLYNLLVMQSVDRVMNILWPKGWFEWKQQQALVQP; this is encoded by the coding sequence ATGGACCTGCGCGACGTCGACCGGGTGAGCGCCATCGAGTCGGACGCCTTCCGGCGCGACTATCTCAAGCCGCTCAAACCCCTGATCATCGAGGACATGGCCAAATCGTGGCCGGCCACGGGCAAGTGGACGCCCGAGTTCTTCCAGTCCCGCTTCCCGGACAAGCAGGTCAAGGTGTTCGACGCGAGCTTCGTCGATGCGGGCAAGAACTACATGGCCCAGGCCAAGCGCCTGCCCATGCGCGACTACATCGACCAGGTCATGCACACCTCGCAGGACCTGCGCATGTTTCTCTACAACATCAAGACGGAGATCCCGGAGCTGGTGGAGGACATCCAGATCCCGGACCTCGTGGACGGCATCTCCCGCCAGTTTCTATTCATGTTCTTCGGGTGCAAGGGCTCGGTCACCCAGATGCACTTCGACATCGACATGTCCCACGTCTTCCACACGGCGGTCTTCGGCCGCAAGACGGTGACCCTCCTGCCCTACGAGCAGGGCCCGAACCTGCACCGCTACCCCTTCACCTGCCGCAGCTACGTAGACGTGCACACCCCGGACTACGAGGCCTTCCCACGCTTGAAGGACGCACAGGGCTACCGTCTGCAGCTCCAGCCTGGGGAGACGCTCTACATCCCGAGCGGCTACTGGCACCACTTCGTGTACGACGAGGCGAGCTGCTCGATCTCCCTGCGCTCGGGGGCGTCGGACATGCGCAGCCGGCTGCTCGGTCTGTACAACCTGCTGGTCATGCAGAGCGTCGACCGGGTGATGAACATCCTCTGGCCCAAGGGATGGTTCGAGTGGAAGCAGCAACAGGCGTTGGTCCAGCCCTAG